A single genomic interval of Corylus avellana chromosome ca10, CavTom2PMs-1.0 harbors:
- the LOC132164008 gene encoding glucan endo-1,3-beta-glucosidase-like: MASIFETREKPFMASILLLLGLLISGPEKSAAQSVGVCYGQIANDLPPSAQVIDLYKANGIERMRIFHPNSETLEALRGSNIELIIGVYNDDIENLANNATAANDWVQKNIKAYLPDVKFRYISVGNEIKPNDPMAPYVLLAMQNIHASLASEKIKVSTVIDMSLLGSSYPPSTGSFSDVATSYMNPIVAFLATTGAPLLANVYPYFSYISNTQTIDLNYALFSSPRVVVRDGNFEYQNLFAAIMDALYSALEKVGGANVGVVVSESGWPSAGGIAATVENAGTYSSNLIRYSKNGTPKRPGYLETYLFAMFDENQKGPEETERNFGLFFPNKQPKYPLSSFA, from the exons atGGCTTCAATCTTTGAGACAAGAGAGAAACCTTTTATGGCTTCCATATTGCTACTTCTAGGGCTGTTGATATCGGGCCCAGAAAAATCAG CTGCACAATCGGTGGGCGTATGTTATGGACAGATTGCCAATGATTTGCCACCTTCCGCTCAAGTTATAGATCTGTATAAAGCAAATGGTATCGAGAGGATGAgaatttttcatccaaattcaGAAACTCTCGAGGCCCTCAGAGGATCCAACATAGAACTTATTATCGGCGTTTATAATGATGACATTGAAAACCTTGCCAACAACGCTACCGCTGCAAATGATTGGGTCCAGAAAAACATAAAGGCCTACTTGCCTGATGTCAAATTTCGATACATTTCTGTTGGGAATGAAATAAAGCCTAATGATCCAATGGCCCCATATGTTCTACTAGCCATGCAGAACATTCACGCTTCTCTTGCATCCGAAAAAATTAAGGTTTCAACG gtaATAGACATGTCTTTGTTGGGAAGTTCTTACCCTCCATCAACGGGCTCATTTAGTGATGTTGCTACTTCATACATGAATCCAATCGTTGCCTTCCTAGCCACAACTGGAGCACCACTTCTTGCCAATGTGTACCCATATTTTAGCTACATAAGTAACACACAAACCATCGACCTTAACTATGCCTTATTCTCTTCACCAAGGGTTGTGGTACGAGATGGCAACTTTGAATACCAAAATCTCTTTGCTGCAATCATGGATGCCCTCTACTCCGCTCTCGAGAAGGTCGGTGGAGCCAATGTGGGTGTCGTTGTATCGGAGAGCGGTTGGCCGTCTGCAGGCGGTATAGCAGCAACAGTTGAGAATGCGGGGACTTACTCTAGCAATTTGATTAGATACTCCAAGAATGGGACTCCCAAAAGGCCTGGATATTTAGAAACTTATTTGTTTGCCATGTTTGATGAAAACCAAAAGGGCCCCGAAGAAACTGAGAGAAATTTTGGTCTCTTCTTCCCTAACAAGCAACCCAAGTACCCACTGAGCAGTTTCGCTTAG
- the LOC132164009 gene encoding glucan endo-1,3-beta-glucosidase-like, giving the protein MASIFETRKKTSMAAILLLLGLLFVIWVYFDAAARSVGVCYGQIANDLPPRAEVIDLYKANGIERMRIYNPNSETLEALRGSNIELIIGVYNDDAQNLANNAAAANDWVQTNIKAYLPDVKFRYITVGNEIKPNDPMAPYVLPAMQNIRASIASEEIKVSTVIEMSLLGSSFPPSNGSFSDVATSYINPIVAFLATTGAPLFANVYPYFSYISNTKDINLTYALFTSPGVVVRDGNLEYKNLFAASVDALYFALEKVGGADVSVIVSESGWPSAGGVAATVENARTYYSNLISNSKNGTPKRPEYLETYLFAMFDENQKGPEETERNFGLFFPNKQPKYQLTSFA; this is encoded by the exons atGGCTTCAATCTTTGagacaagaaagaaaacttCTATGGCTGCCATATTGCTACTTCTAGGGCT gttatttgttatttgggttTACTTTGATGCAGCTGCACGATCGGTTGGCGTATGTTATGGACAGATTGCCAATGATTTGCCACCTCGAGCTGAAGTTATAGATCTGTATAAAGCAAATGGTATCGAGAGGATGAGAATTTATAATCCAAATTCAGAAACCCTTGAGGCCCTCAGAGGATCCAACATAGAACTTATTATTGGCGTTTATAATGATGACGCTCAAAACCTTGCCAACAACGCTGCCGCTGCAAATGATTGGGTCCAGACAAACATAAAGGCCTATTTGCCTGATGTCAAATTTCGATACATTACTGTTGGGAATGAAATAAAGCCTAATGATCCAATGGCCCCATATGTTCTACCAGCCATGCAGAACATTCGCGCTTCTATTGCTTCTGAAGAAATTAAGGTTTCAACG gtaATAGAGATGTCTTTGTTGGGAAGTTCATTCCCTCCATCAAATGGCTCGTTTAGTGACGTTGCTACTTCATACATCAATCCAATCGTTGCCTTCTTAGCCACAACTGGAGCACCACTTTTTGCCAATGTGTACCCATATTTTAGCTACATAAGTAACACAAAAGACATCAACCTTACCTATGCCTTATTCACTTCCCCAGGGGTTGTGGTACGAGATGGCAATTTAGAATACAAGAATCTCTTTGCTGCAAGCGTTGATGCCCTCTACTTCGCTCTTGAGAAGGTCGGCGGTGCCGACGTGAGTGTCATTGTATCGGAGAGCGGCTGGCCGTCTGCAGGCGGTGTAGCAGCTACAGTTGAGAATGCGAGGACTTACTATAGCAATTTGATAAGCAACTCCAAGAATGGAACTCCCAAGAGGCCTGAATATTTAGAAACTTATTTGTTTGCCATGTTTGATGAAAACCAAAAGGGCCCTGAAGAAACTGAAAGAAACTTTGGTCTCTTCTTTCCAAACAAGCAACCCAAGTACCAGTTGACCAGTTTCGCTTAG
- the LOC132163312 gene encoding glucan endo-1,3-beta-glucosidase, basic vacuolar isoform-like isoform X2: MRIYSPYPGILQALRDSNLEIMVGVPNDSLQALSEQSAAADWVQRNIKDYSSNVKFKYIYVGNEVNPTSPTAQFVLPAMQNIYKAIADAGLQNQIKVSTAVDTNLLGVFDPPSAGDFSENARKFMEPINGFLVSNGAPLLANIYPYFRVKYNNQSVPYALFTAPGTVVHDGQLEYQNLFDALMDALYSALEKTNGGSLAIVVSESGWPSGGGAVETVENAGTYYRNLINHVKKGGTPKRPGNAIETYLFGLFDENLKTEDIEQHFGLFYPNKQLKYNISFT, encoded by the coding sequence ATGCGCATTTACTCTCCATACCCAGGAATTCTCCAGGCTCTTAGAGACTCCAACTTAGAAATCATGGTTGGCGTCCCTAATGACAGCCTTCAAGCCCTTTCTGAGCAATCAGCTGCAGCTGATTGGGTCCAGAGGAATATAAAAGACTATTCTTCTAATGTAAAGTTCAAATACATTTATGTTGGAAACGAAGTAAATCCAACCAGCCCAACAGCCCAGTTTGTTCTTCCTGCCATGCAAAACATTTACAAAGCAATTGCGGATGCTGGTCTACAAAACCAAATCAAGGTCTCAACTGCTGTGGACACAAATTTGTTGGGTGTTTTTGATCCTCCATCAGCAGGTGATTTCAGTGAGAATGCAAGGAAATTCATGGAACCAATCAATGGTTTCTTGGTTAGTAATGGAGCACCACTCCTTGCCAACATTTACCCTTATTTCAGAGTTAAATACAACAACCAATCAGTCCCCTATGCCTTATTTACTGCACCAGGGACTGTAGTACATGATGGTCAACTGGAGTACCAAAATCTGTTTGATGCCTTAATGGATGCTTTGTATTCTGCTCTTGAGAAAACAAATGGAGGAAGTTTGGCAATTGTTGTGTCAGAGAGTGGCTGGCCATCTGGTGGTGGTGCTGTGGAAACTGTTGAGAATGCTGGCACCTATTATAGGAATTTGATTAATCATGTGAAGAAAGGAGGGACTCCAAAAAGGCCTGGAAATGCTATAGAAACttatttgtttggcttgtttgaTGAGAACCTCAAGACTGAGGATATTGAGCAACATTTTGGCCTATTCTACCCTAATAAACAGCTCAAGTATAATATTAGTTTCACTTGA
- the LOC132163519 gene encoding glucan endo-1,3-beta-glucosidase-like — protein sequence MAFFNANNRKALLAPIFLLGFFISGLKLAGAQSVGVCNGKNGNDLPSDGEVIDLYKSNGIGRMRIYEPYSSTLDALKGSNIELIIGILNKDLQGLTNAAAATTWVQNNIRNWPDVKFKYIAVGNEVHPGDAEAQYVLPAIQNIHNAIVAASLQDQIKVSTSIDTTLLGSSYPPSAGSFSDSANSYITAIVNFLVSNGAPLLVNVYPYFSYTDDPSQISLPYALFTSPGVVVNDGNLGYQNLFDALVDAHYSALEKVGAPNLKIVVSESGWPSEGGDAASVDNAGTYYKNLINHVKGGTPKRQGQAIEAYLFAMFDENLKGPEEIEKHFGLFLPNKQNKYQITSFG from the exons ATGGCTTTTTTCAATGCAAATAATAGGAAAGCTCTTCTAGCGCCTATATTCCTACTTGGTTTCTTCATATCTGGCCTCAAATTagcag GTGCACAATCCGTTGGTGTATGCAATGGAAAAAATGGCAACGATCTACCATCTGATGGAGAAGTAATAGATTTATACAAAAGCAATGGCATCGGAAGGATGCGTATATATGAACCATATTCATCAACTCTCGACGCCCTCAAAGGATCAAACATAGAACTCATCATTGGCATCCTTAACAAGGATCTTCAGGGCCTTACTAACGCTGCAGCAGCAACAACATGGGTCCAAAACAACATAAGAAACTGGCCGGATGTCAAGTTCAAATACATTGCTGTCGGGAACGAAGTGCATCCTGGCGATGCTGAAGCCCAGTATGTTTTGCCCGCCATACAAAACATTCATAACGCTATTGTAGCTGCCAGTTTACAGGACCAAATAAAG GTGTCAACATCTATAGACACAACATTGTTGGGCAGCTCCTATCCTCCATCAGCAGGCTCATTCAGCGACAGTGCAAATTCATACATAACAGCAATTGTCAACTTCCTTGTCAGCAATGGAGCACCCCTTCTAGTTAATGTGTATCCCTACTTCAGCTATACTGACGACCCTTCACAGATCTCCCTTCCATATGCCTTATTTACTTCACCTGGTGTGGTGGTAAATGATGGCAATCTTGGATACCAGAATCTTTTTGATGCATTGGTGGATGCTCACTACTCTGCTCTTGAGAAAGTCGGTGCGCCAAACTTGAAGATCGTGGTGTCGGAGAGCGGCTGGCCGTCCGAGGGCGGTGATGCGGCTAGCGTAGATAACGCAGGCACTTACTACAAGAATTTGATTAATCATGTGAAGGGCGGGACTCCGAAAAGGCAGGGACAAGCAATAGAAGCTTATTTGTTTGCCATGTTTGATGAAAACCTAAAGGGACCGGAGGAAATTGAGAAACATTTTGGTCTCTTCCTCCCtaacaaacaaaacaagtaCCAAATCACCAGCTTTGGTTAA
- the LOC132163312 gene encoding glucan endo-1,3-beta-glucosidase-like isoform X1, whose product MASLSAMKKKPFVAATLLFLGLLCSLEHIGAQSLGVCYGGNGNADNLPPESEAVSLCKTYGIGRMRIYSPYPGILQALRDSNLEIMVGVPNDSLQALSEQSAAADWVQRNIKDYSSNVKFKYIYVGNEVNPTSPTAQFVLPAMQNIYKAIADAGLQNQIKVSTAVDTNLLGVFDPPSAGDFSENARKFMEPINGFLVSNGAPLLANIYPYFRVKYNNQSVPYALFTAPGTVVHDGQLEYQNLFDALMDALYSALEKTNGGSLAIVVSESGWPSGGGAVETVENAGTYYRNLINHVKKGGTPKRPGNAIETYLFGLFDENLKTEDIEQHFGLFYPNKQLKYNISFT is encoded by the exons ATGGCTTCATTATCTGCAATGAAGAAGAAACCTTTTGTGGCTGCTACTTTGCTATTTCTTGGGCTGTTATGTAGCCTAGAACATATAG GTGCACAATCATTGGGTGTTTGTTATGGAGGAAATGGCAATGCAGACAATTTACCACCCGAGTCAGAAGCTGTGAGTCTTTGCAAAACATACGGCATTGGAAGGATGCGCATTTACTCTCCATACCCAGGAATTCTCCAGGCTCTTAGAGACTCCAACTTAGAAATCATGGTTGGCGTCCCTAATGACAGCCTTCAAGCCCTTTCTGAGCAATCAGCTGCAGCTGATTGGGTCCAGAGGAATATAAAAGACTATTCTTCTAATGTAAAGTTCAAATACATTTATGTTGGAAACGAAGTAAATCCAACCAGCCCAACAGCCCAGTTTGTTCTTCCTGCCATGCAAAACATTTACAAAGCAATTGCGGATGCTGGTCTACAAAACCAAATCAAGGTCTCAACTGCTGTGGACACAAATTTGTTGGGTGTTTTTGATCCTCCATCAGCAGGTGATTTCAGTGAGAATGCAAGGAAATTCATGGAACCAATCAATGGTTTCTTGGTTAGTAATGGAGCACCACTCCTTGCCAACATTTACCCTTATTTCAGAGTTAAATACAACAACCAATCAGTCCCCTATGCCTTATTTACTGCACCAGGGACTGTAGTACATGATGGTCAACTGGAGTACCAAAATCTGTTTGATGCCTTAATGGATGCTTTGTATTCTGCTCTTGAGAAAACAAATGGAGGAAGTTTGGCAATTGTTGTGTCAGAGAGTGGCTGGCCATCTGGTGGTGGTGCTGTGGAAACTGTTGAGAATGCTGGCACCTATTATAGGAATTTGATTAATCATGTGAAGAAAGGAGGGACTCCAAAAAGGCCTGGAAATGCTATAGAAACttatttgtttggcttgtttgaTGAGAACCTCAAGACTGAGGATATTGAGCAACATTTTGGCCTATTCTACCCTAATAAACAGCTCAAGTATAATATTAGTTTCACTTGA